From the genome of Flavobacterium ovatum, one region includes:
- the yaaA gene encoding peroxide stress protein YaaA: MKIVISPAKSLNFDKELPTPLFSESNFLKESRLVHKVLKTKKPEDLSSLMSISQKLADLNWQRNQDWKTPFTTENARPAVYTFDGDVYTGLDAYTIPLEKLDGLQDKLRILSGLYGLLKPLDLMQAYRLEMGTKMPIGENKNLYEFWKLTITKALNKELKEEELFVNLASNEYFSVVDTKALKVPVITPDFKDYKDGKLKIISFFAKKARGMMVRYIIDTNAETIDDLKGFNYDGYQFDANLSKGNHLVFTR; this comes from the coding sequence ATGAAAATTGTTATTTCGCCTGCCAAGTCCTTGAATTTTGATAAAGAATTACCAACACCACTTTTTTCTGAATCTAATTTTTTGAAAGAATCACGTCTTGTACATAAAGTTTTGAAAACCAAAAAACCAGAGGATTTGTCTAGTTTGATGAGTATTTCTCAAAAATTAGCCGACTTGAACTGGCAACGAAATCAAGACTGGAAAACGCCTTTTACGACAGAAAATGCGCGTCCTGCGGTTTATACTTTTGATGGGGATGTGTACACTGGATTGGATGCTTATACTATTCCGCTTGAGAAACTGGATGGTTTACAAGATAAATTACGAATATTGTCTGGCTTGTATGGACTATTGAAACCGCTGGATTTAATGCAAGCGTACCGACTAGAAATGGGAACTAAAATGCCGATTGGCGAAAACAAAAATCTTTATGAATTTTGGAAGCTAACAATTACTAAAGCTTTGAATAAAGAGTTGAAAGAGGAGGAGTTGTTTGTGAATTTGGCGAGCAACGAATATTTTTCGGTGGTAGACACCAAAGCGTTAAAAGTGCCTGTAATCACTCCTGATTTTAAGGATTATAAAGATGGAAAGCTAAAAATAATTAGCTTTTTTGCCAAAAAAGCTAGGGGAATGATGGTTCGGTATATTATAGATACCAATGCAGAAACGATAGATGATTTAAAAGGATTTAATTATGATGGTTATCAATTTGATGCCAATCTGTCCAAAGGGAATCATTTGGTTTTTACGAGATAA
- a CDS encoding MFS transporter translates to MTTTTSLETKPVSILNSAVIVAALGYFVDIYDLLLFGIVRTDSLKDLGVVGDAIRNQGEYLISMQMGGMLFGGILWGILGDKKGRISVLFGSILIYSVANIANGMVTTVDGYAFWRLIAGIGLAGELGAGITLVTESLPKEKRGYGTMIVASIGVSGAIAAYLVYQIFQDWRLCYYAGGVLGVLLLFMRIKLNESGIFQKVADSNEKKGDFLSLFSNKKRFFKYLQCILIGIPIWFLVGVLITFSPEFAKALNVQAADTVSAGQAIAWCYSGLVLGDIGSGILSQWFKSRKKIMFLFLLLNLGMVFIFLNSFGIRVQTFYYICLAMGFSVGYWVLFITIAAEQFGTNIRATVTTTVPNFVRGLLPLIILIYTFFRDDLFDGNILNAGMVVGSILSVIALIALWKLKETFHTDLDFIEKN, encoded by the coding sequence ATGACCACCACTACTTCTCTCGAAACCAAACCTGTTTCCATTTTAAACTCCGCAGTTATTGTGGCTGCTTTAGGGTATTTTGTCGATATTTATGATTTACTCCTATTCGGAATCGTGCGTACCGACAGCCTAAAAGATTTAGGTGTGGTAGGAGATGCAATTCGCAATCAAGGAGAATACCTTATCAGTATGCAAATGGGCGGAATGTTGTTTGGAGGGATTTTATGGGGAATTTTGGGCGACAAAAAAGGCCGTATTTCGGTGCTTTTTGGTTCTATACTAATCTATTCTGTAGCAAATATTGCCAACGGAATGGTAACTACGGTTGACGGTTACGCTTTTTGGCGCTTAATTGCTGGAATTGGATTGGCAGGCGAATTAGGCGCTGGAATTACTTTGGTTACAGAAAGCTTACCGAAAGAAAAGCGTGGTTACGGAACCATGATTGTGGCTTCTATTGGTGTTTCGGGAGCTATTGCAGCTTATTTGGTGTATCAAATATTTCAAGATTGGCGCTTGTGCTATTATGCTGGTGGAGTTTTAGGTGTGCTTTTACTTTTTATGAGAATCAAATTAAATGAATCTGGTATTTTCCAAAAAGTAGCCGATAGCAACGAGAAAAAAGGCGACTTCCTATCTTTATTTTCGAACAAAAAAAGATTTTTCAAATACCTTCAATGCATCCTTATCGGAATTCCGATTTGGTTTTTAGTTGGAGTGTTAATTACTTTTTCACCAGAATTTGCCAAAGCGCTAAATGTTCAAGCAGCTGATACCGTTTCTGCAGGTCAAGCCATTGCTTGGTGTTATTCGGGACTTGTACTTGGAGATATCGGAAGTGGAATATTGAGTCAATGGTTTAAAAGCAGAAAAAAAATCATGTTTTTGTTTTTACTTTTAAACCTGGGAATGGTATTTATATTCTTGAACTCGTTCGGAATCAGGGTACAAACTTTTTATTACATCTGTTTGGCTATGGGATTTTCAGTAGGCTACTGGGTTTTATTCATCACCATTGCCGCAGAACAATTTGGAACTAATATTCGTGCAACAGTAACGACAACAGTCCCAAATTTTGTGCGTGGACTTTTACCTTTGATAATTTTAATTTACACATTTTTCAGAGACGACTTATTTGATGGAAATATTCTTAATGCTGGAATGGTTGTAGGTAGTATATTATCAGTTATTGCACTAATAGCACTTTGGAAGCTTAAAGAAACCTTCCATACCGACTTAGATTTTATTGAGAAAAATTAA
- the nhaA gene encoding Na+/H+ antiporter NhaA has product MRKSIKNIKNIYKSDLFKEFFENEKSSGLVLIGCTLISLILANSIFGEQYHHTWLTPIGGQSLEYWINDGLMAIFFLLIGLELEREIYLGELSNIKDALLPIFAAFGGMLVPAGLYLLFNYGDLTQRGAGVPMATDIAFALGVLSLLGNRVPLSLKVFLTALAVIDDLGAILVIAAFYTKTIFWTNLLSALAVLLVMFIMNRMKVHKLLPYLIGGAIMWYFMLNSGIHATITGVLLAFVIPFQHGEKTSISYKLQHFLHKPVGFFILPLFALANTAIVLGSNIGETLEQHYSIGIALGLIVGKPVGIALFSFIAVSLGLCKLPDDLSWKTIIGVGFLGGIGFTMSIFITLLAFDNPEIINNAKFVILLSSLVAGIIGFFLLKKTLKRNHNEKNN; this is encoded by the coding sequence ATGAGAAAAAGCATAAAAAACATAAAGAACATTTACAAATCCGATTTATTTAAAGAATTTTTTGAAAACGAAAAGTCAAGTGGTCTTGTATTAATAGGTTGTACTTTAATTTCATTGATTCTTGCTAATTCAATTTTTGGAGAACAATACCACCATACTTGGCTAACTCCAATTGGCGGTCAAAGTCTTGAATATTGGATTAATGATGGTTTAATGGCTATTTTCTTTTTATTAATTGGACTAGAGTTAGAAAGAGAAATTTACTTAGGAGAATTGTCTAATATCAAAGATGCATTACTTCCTATTTTTGCTGCTTTTGGGGGAATGCTTGTCCCTGCTGGACTATATCTATTGTTTAATTATGGTGATCTGACTCAAAGAGGAGCAGGAGTTCCTATGGCAACTGATATTGCTTTTGCTCTTGGAGTGCTCTCTTTATTAGGTAATAGAGTGCCATTATCATTAAAAGTATTTTTAACTGCATTAGCTGTTATTGATGATTTGGGAGCAATTTTGGTCATAGCTGCTTTTTATACTAAGACAATATTTTGGACTAACTTACTTTCTGCTTTAGCTGTTTTATTAGTAATGTTTATTATGAACAGAATGAAAGTTCATAAACTACTTCCTTATTTAATTGGAGGAGCCATCATGTGGTATTTTATGTTAAATTCAGGAATACATGCTACTATTACTGGAGTTCTTTTGGCATTTGTAATCCCATTTCAACACGGAGAAAAAACCTCTATCTCATACAAACTACAACACTTTCTACACAAGCCTGTTGGATTCTTCATACTTCCTCTTTTTGCATTGGCAAATACAGCAATTGTACTCGGATCAAACATAGGAGAAACACTAGAGCAACATTACAGTATTGGAATTGCATTAGGTTTAATTGTAGGAAAGCCAGTAGGTATAGCTCTGTTTAGTTTCATTGCAGTTTCATTAGGACTTTGCAAGCTTCCTGATGATTTAAGTTGGAAAACCATCATAGGAGTTGGTTTTTTAGGAGGAATTGGTTTTACCATGTCTATTTTCATCACATTACTTGCTTTTGATAATCCCGAAATTATAAATAATGCTAAATTCGTAATTCTATTATCTTCACTTGTTGCAGGTATCATTGGCTTCTTCTTACTTAAAAAAACGTTAAAAAGAAATCATAATGAAAAAAATAATTAG
- a CDS encoding TIGR00341 family protein: MKKIISDFLRFINLNQGEEDRKKVLENVKSNISFGGSNLWIMACAIVIASVGLNVNSTAVIIGAMLISPLMGPIVGAGFGLGTYDFNLLKKSLKNLLVATVVGLFVSTLYFYISPFKETQPELLSRTAPNFYDIIIAFSGGLVGAIAITRVEKGNPIPGVAIATALMPPLCTAGYGLAIGSYRFFFGAIYLYTINCVFICISTFFIVKYLKYPTKKQLEETNQKKVKYIISTLITILILPSIYFAYLLFEQKKYQHDVDIFMENEFTNKGIAIMYKKTLFNRSPKKLELGFLTKKFTDKEIKALNLKLKLYEINNTQLVIMQDTTDLKSDILNEINYNKSVLSEKDVAILKLKKQITDNHYNNKSLLAEIQILFPIIENIAIANLSFNEETDSLKVIPVLVYKSKKRLEMETEKKLTSWLQQRLSKKEIQIYNQSPKSEVK, from the coding sequence ATGAAAAAAATAATTAGTGATTTCCTTAGATTCATAAACCTTAATCAGGGCGAAGAAGATCGAAAAAAAGTATTAGAAAATGTAAAATCTAATATTTCATTTGGTGGTTCAAATCTTTGGATTATGGCTTGTGCTATAGTAATTGCTTCTGTGGGCTTAAACGTTAATTCCACAGCTGTTATTATTGGAGCCATGCTTATTTCTCCCTTAATGGGACCTATTGTAGGTGCTGGATTTGGTTTAGGAACGTATGATTTCAACTTATTAAAAAAATCACTTAAAAACTTATTAGTCGCTACAGTTGTAGGGTTATTCGTGTCTACTTTATATTTTTACATAAGTCCTTTTAAAGAAACACAACCCGAATTACTTTCTAGGACTGCGCCCAATTTTTATGATATCATAATCGCTTTTTCAGGAGGATTAGTAGGGGCAATTGCAATCACTAGAGTCGAAAAAGGAAATCCAATTCCTGGAGTTGCCATTGCAACGGCACTTATGCCTCCACTTTGTACTGCTGGATATGGTCTGGCAATAGGTAGTTATCGCTTCTTCTTTGGAGCAATCTATCTATATACTATCAATTGTGTATTTATCTGTATTTCAACATTTTTTATAGTCAAATATTTAAAGTATCCTACAAAAAAACAACTAGAAGAGACAAATCAAAAAAAAGTCAAGTACATCATATCGACATTAATAACCATCTTAATTCTTCCTAGTATTTATTTTGCTTACCTACTTTTTGAACAAAAAAAATACCAACACGATGTTGACATTTTTATGGAAAATGAATTTACCAATAAAGGGATTGCTATTATGTACAAAAAGACCCTTTTTAATCGAAGTCCAAAAAAACTAGAACTAGGCTTCCTGACTAAAAAATTTACTGACAAAGAAATTAAAGCACTGAATCTAAAACTAAAATTATACGAAATCAACAATACCCAATTAGTGATTATGCAGGATACTACGGATCTTAAAAGTGATATTCTAAACGAAATAAATTACAACAAATCAGTGTTAAGTGAAAAAGATGTAGCTATTTTAAAACTGAAAAAACAGATCACAGACAACCATTACAATAACAAATCATTATTAGCCGAAATTCAAATTTTATTTCCCATTATTGAGAATATTGCAATAGCCAATCTCAGTTTTAATGAAGAAACAGATAGCCTCAAAGTAATTCCTGTCCTTGTTTATAAAAGTAAAAAAAGACTTGAAATGGAAACTGAAAAAAAATTAACCTCATGGTTGCAACAAAGATTGTCTAAAAAAGAAATCCAAATTTATAATCAAAGTCCTAAGTCTGAGGTGAAATAA
- a CDS encoding HlyD family secretion protein yields MEKKTTNKKFIVIISALVILGVTYGTFKYMHSLSHEETDDAQIEKNMNPIIPRVSGYVSKVYIKDNDFVKKGDTLFTIDSKEYRLKIDEAIANLASAEGNFEVSKADIGSVLASVSVSDANVKSAFGNIQSAKIKLGLATNDFNRYSNLYQSHTITKQQYEQSLAAKQEAENQIRILEQQQKASSFQKTVIQAKSKVSDKQTDVAAANIKRAKAILESAQLNLTYTVITAAIDGQVSKIDIQPGQLVQPGQSLFYIINNNEAWVIANFKETQLNKMIAGQKVTLKVDAYPDYEFNATVTSFSPATGSRFSILPPDNATGNFVKTIQRLPVKISIDKDNDADKIKLLRPGMNVDVDVHLN; encoded by the coding sequence ATGGAAAAGAAAACCACCAATAAAAAATTCATAGTAATCATTTCTGCATTAGTAATCCTAGGCGTTACTTACGGAACTTTCAAATACATGCACTCCCTTTCACACGAAGAAACTGATGATGCTCAAATTGAGAAAAACATGAATCCAATCATCCCAAGAGTTTCTGGTTATGTGAGTAAAGTATATATCAAAGACAATGATTTTGTAAAAAAAGGAGATACTTTGTTCACTATTGATTCCAAAGAATACCGTTTAAAAATAGACGAAGCAATCGCTAATTTAGCAAGTGCCGAAGGAAATTTTGAAGTTTCGAAAGCTGATATTGGAAGTGTTTTGGCAAGTGTTTCCGTTTCTGACGCCAATGTAAAATCGGCTTTTGGAAACATCCAATCTGCCAAAATAAAATTAGGTTTGGCAACCAATGATTTTAACCGTTACAGCAATTTGTACCAAAGTCATACCATTACCAAACAACAGTACGAACAGTCACTAGCAGCTAAACAAGAGGCTGAAAATCAAATTCGCATTTTGGAACAACAACAAAAAGCGTCTTCTTTTCAGAAAACAGTAATTCAAGCCAAATCAAAAGTATCCGACAAACAAACAGATGTGGCTGCTGCCAATATCAAAAGAGCAAAAGCAATATTAGAATCAGCTCAATTGAATTTAACCTATACAGTGATTACGGCGGCAATCGACGGGCAAGTATCAAAAATTGATATTCAACCAGGGCAATTGGTACAACCAGGACAATCACTGTTCTACATTATCAACAACAATGAAGCTTGGGTAATTGCTAATTTCAAAGAAACGCAGTTGAACAAAATGATTGCAGGACAAAAAGTAACACTGAAAGTGGATGCTTATCCTGATTATGAATTTAATGCTACGGTAACATCATTTTCGCCAGCAACAGGTTCTCGTTTCTCAATTTTGCCTCCAGATAATGCTACAGGGAATTTTGTAAAAACAATTCAAAGATTGCCAGTAAAAATCAGCATTGACAAAGACAACGATGCCGATAAAATAAAACTTTTACGCCCCGGAATGAATGTAGATGTGGACGTACATTTAAACTAA
- a CDS encoding MDR family MFS transporter has translation MKQGQDDLVEYGFRRVIITITAVLCALLEIVDTTIVNVALTNMRGSLGATLTDVAWVITAYAIANVIIIPMTSWLSQQFGRRNYFAVSIVIFTVASFLCGNATNIWELVAFRFIQGLGGGALLVTAQTIITESYPVAKRGMAQAIYGMGVIVGPTLGPPLGGYLVDRFSWPYIFYINIPLGIIATLLTLSFVRSPKYGEKLKSNQVDWIGIVLLASFIGSLQFVLEHGQQDDWFNNGLIVTLSTISVFGLVLFIWRQMTYKYPIVNLSVLKDGNLRIGTIMSFILGFGLYGSTLIIPIYTQSVLGWTALDAGLLLIPGSITTAFMMPIVGRMIQKGIPQTYMVAAGFLTFFIFTLMMHNVMTPDTGVEHLYWPLILRGVGLGLLFVPITTMSLSTLSGKGIGEGAAFTGMMRQLGGSFGIAIITTFITRFSQKHRVDLVSHLDGSKFEVQQRLQQLQSGFMSKGFSANEALNKAYKAIDFSVMKQSTVLAYMDIFLYLGILFLLCIPIILLVRPGKSKINPADAMH, from the coding sequence ATGAAACAAGGACAAGACGATTTAGTAGAATACGGATTTAGACGCGTTATCATCACGATAACTGCGGTGCTCTGTGCCTTATTAGAAATTGTAGACACCACCATTGTAAACGTAGCCCTGACCAACATGCGAGGAAGTCTAGGTGCCACTTTGACCGATGTGGCTTGGGTAATTACGGCTTATGCCATCGCAAACGTAATCATTATTCCAATGACGAGCTGGTTATCGCAACAATTTGGACGTCGCAACTACTTTGCCGTATCGATTGTGATTTTTACGGTGGCCTCCTTTTTATGCGGAAACGCAACTAATATATGGGAACTAGTAGCGTTTAGATTCATTCAAGGCCTTGGTGGTGGAGCATTATTAGTAACGGCTCAAACCATTATTACAGAGAGTTACCCCGTTGCAAAACGTGGAATGGCGCAAGCTATTTACGGAATGGGAGTTATCGTAGGACCAACATTAGGACCGCCATTAGGTGGGTATTTGGTAGACCGTTTTTCATGGCCTTATATTTTTTACATCAATATTCCCTTGGGAATTATCGCAACTTTATTGACTTTAAGCTTTGTGAGAAGCCCTAAATACGGCGAAAAACTAAAATCAAACCAAGTAGATTGGATTGGTATTGTTCTTTTGGCCTCGTTTATTGGTTCGTTACAATTTGTTTTGGAACACGGTCAGCAAGACGATTGGTTCAATAACGGCTTAATTGTAACATTGAGTACCATATCTGTATTTGGTCTTGTATTGTTTATTTGGAGACAAATGACATACAAATATCCAATTGTAAACCTTAGCGTTCTGAAAGATGGAAACCTGCGTATTGGAACCATAATGAGTTTTATTTTAGGTTTTGGTTTGTATGGCTCAACATTAATTATCCCCATTTACACACAATCCGTTTTAGGATGGACAGCATTAGATGCCGGATTATTATTGATTCCAGGTTCCATCACCACAGCCTTCATGATGCCCATTGTGGGTAGAATGATTCAAAAAGGAATACCGCAAACTTATATGGTTGCTGCCGGTTTTTTAACCTTTTTCATCTTCACTTTAATGATGCACAATGTCATGACGCCAGATACAGGCGTTGAGCATTTGTACTGGCCTTTAATCCTTAGAGGAGTTGGTTTAGGATTACTTTTTGTACCCATTACCACCATGTCGCTCTCTACTCTTTCGGGTAAAGGAATTGGCGAAGGAGCTGCTTTTACCGGAATGATGAGACAATTGGGAGGTTCTTTTGGTATCGCCATTATTACTACGTTTATCACCCGTTTCAGTCAAAAACACCGAGTGGATTTGGTATCCCATTTAGACGGAAGTAAATTTGAAGTACAACAGCGTTTACAACAATTGCAAAGCGGTTTTATGTCCAAAGGGTTTTCGGCCAACGAAGCCCTAAATAAAGCTTACAAAGCCATCGATTTCTCGGTGATGAAACAAAGCACCGTACTCGCCTACATGGATATATTCCTCTATCTCGGAATATTATTTTTACTCTGTATTCCGATAATACTATTGGTTAGACCTGGAAAAAGCAAAATCAATCCAGCTGATGCCATGCACTAA
- a CDS encoding T9SS type B sorting domain-containing protein, producing the protein MKLFNFKNIFFFLFLLSFHFGFSQNVKVEPTFTYLNSATKIYTVSDLKVISLPTGATPFWYDALTGGNIVLPTTPLISGKKYFLETIPTAAIGSRLQTIVYQITPTITADKTSNICTGETVKLSGNNLLSSEQFSTENTNGLGLKLTKVTQIGNSTYYVKKETMSWENANNLINAIPGASMYIINSTTEETAVYNALTSLGLTNGTIGDDGIAFWLGLKQYGNASNFSDSAVQGGWYWIDGTPMTYANWSDGEPNDYRDAPGNSPPFQLYEIGGSNDEDYAQFEFQNRGIKWNDAPNDTPNRNSYPIFEFTATSSLQWFQLNTVTNNYDPISGATAGELTVTATAGIQKYRLNLLLNGTTYSIFYEVLKTQPQIYSIPTSLTTICDDETNPLNQDGKANFDTSTFDATLIGSQTGMVIKYFSQSGATLSSPLPNPFGSLTQNITARIEQTSNPACFTSAIIPLIVKPLPRIKTNNGGSEDIQICSNSTVFSTTLDAGINDGTPTTDYTYIWSKGSTVITGETNATLNATSAGSYSVQVTSKTTNCSSIRNIIITIGVPPQINPIPANLTSTCDDETDPILQDGKASFDTSTFEATLLGSQTGMTIKYTDQAGASLTSPLPNPFITNTQNITVRIERNSNASCFVTTTFPLIVKPLPKIKTNSNGSEDIYICSNSTVITSTLDAGINDGSPTTDYTYIWSKGGTVISGETNATLNASSAGNYSVQVTSKTTNCIATRTIKIIVTSIPQVFPINPSLTTACDDDISPLTQDGQFPFNTATFESTILGGQIGMTIKYLAQNGDVIPTPLPTSFLTTTQNITVRVENTINPSCFSTGSIQFTVKPLPKINTNANGNEDVLICSDNPGFLVQLDAAIQDGTPDSDYDFIWSKDGTIINGETSSVLNNVNIEGNYTVEVISKATKCSSTRTLKVIPSKAPTIASINIIDLSPTNSATIILTDNLGKYEYSLNGSSGPFQDKNTFNNIESGIYNVYVKDINNCGFDAKTIYVIGAPQFFTPNGDGFNDYWNIKGIDNTFNTNSIIYIYDRYGKFIKQLKPLDQGWDGTYTGRQLPTSDYWYTVKLEDGREAKGHFSLKR; encoded by the coding sequence ATGAAACTATTCAACTTTAAGAATATATTTTTTTTTCTTTTTCTACTTTCTTTCCATTTTGGCTTTTCACAAAATGTAAAAGTTGAACCTACTTTTACTTATTTGAATTCGGCTACTAAAATATATACTGTATCTGACTTAAAAGTAATCAGTTTACCCACTGGCGCAACTCCTTTTTGGTATGATGCACTTACAGGCGGCAATATCGTTCTTCCCACAACTCCATTAATTAGCGGTAAAAAATATTTTTTGGAAACCATTCCTACTGCTGCTATTGGCTCACGATTACAAACTATTGTTTATCAAATAACCCCCACAATAACCGCTGATAAAACAAGTAATATATGCACTGGTGAAACGGTAAAACTTTCAGGGAACAACTTATTATCAAGCGAACAATTTAGTACTGAAAACACTAACGGTTTAGGTCTTAAGCTTACTAAAGTCACCCAAATAGGCAATTCAACTTACTATGTAAAAAAAGAAACAATGTCTTGGGAAAACGCCAACAATCTCATTAACGCCATTCCGGGAGCATCGATGTACATCATTAATAGTACAACTGAAGAAACAGCAGTTTATAATGCATTGACTAGTTTAGGTCTAACAAATGGTACTATTGGCGACGATGGTATTGCTTTTTGGCTAGGATTAAAACAATATGGCAATGCAAGCAATTTTAGCGATAGTGCAGTCCAAGGAGGATGGTATTGGATAGATGGAACACCAATGACTTATGCTAATTGGAGTGATGGTGAACCCAATGATTACCGGGATGCACCAGGAAACTCACCGCCTTTCCAACTGTATGAAATAGGAGGTTCTAACGATGAAGATTATGCCCAATTTGAATTTCAAAACCGTGGAATTAAATGGAATGATGCTCCAAATGATACTCCAAACCGGAATTCCTATCCAATTTTTGAATTTACCGCTACTTCAAGTTTGCAATGGTTTCAATTAAATACAGTAACTAATAATTATGACCCTATTTCTGGAGCAACCGCAGGAGAACTTACCGTAACTGCCACCGCGGGTATTCAAAAATACCGATTGAATTTATTGTTAAACGGAACAACTTATTCCATATTTTATGAAGTCCTAAAAACTCAGCCACAAATTTATTCAATCCCTACTAGTCTTACAACTATCTGTGATGATGAAACCAATCCGTTAAATCAAGATGGAAAAGCTAATTTTGATACTTCAACTTTTGATGCTACTCTTATAGGATCGCAAACAGGAATGGTCATAAAATACTTTAGTCAATCAGGAGCTACTTTATCTAGTCCATTACCTAATCCTTTTGGAAGCTTAACCCAAAACATTACCGCTAGAATTGAACAAACCTCAAATCCAGCATGTTTTACTTCTGCCATAATTCCTTTGATTGTAAAACCATTACCTAGAATAAAAACCAATAATGGTGGTAGTGAAGATATTCAAATATGTTCTAATTCTACAGTTTTTTCTACAACACTAGATGCAGGAATAAATGATGGTACACCAACTACGGATTACACCTATATATGGTCAAAAGGTAGTACCGTTATTACTGGGGAAACAAATGCAACTTTAAATGCAACATCGGCAGGAAGCTATTCGGTTCAAGTAACTTCAAAAACGACAAATTGTTCTTCAATAAGAAACATTATAATAACAATTGGAGTTCCTCCTCAAATTAACCCAATACCAGCTAACCTGACTTCTACCTGTGACGATGAAACTGATCCGATACTTCAAGATGGAAAAGCTAGCTTTGATACTTCAACTTTTGAAGCTACTCTCTTGGGATCACAAACAGGAATGACAATTAAATATACTGACCAAGCGGGAGCCTCTCTAACTAGTCCATTACCCAATCCTTTTATTACTAACACTCAAAACATCACTGTTAGAATTGAGCGTAATTCGAATGCTTCTTGTTTTGTGACTACAACATTTCCTTTGATTGTAAAGCCTTTGCCTAAAATAAAGACCAACAGTAATGGCAGTGAAGATATTTATATTTGCTCAAATTCTACAGTTATCACTAGCACACTTGATGCGGGTATAAATGATGGATCACCAACTACGGATTACACCTATATTTGGTCAAAAGGTGGAACCGTAATTTCTGGTGAAACAAACGCTACTTTAAATGCTTCTTCAGCTGGAAATTACTCCGTTCAAGTAACCTCAAAAACAACAAATTGTATCGCAACAAGAACTATAAAAATAATTGTAACTTCAATTCCACAAGTATTCCCAATCAATCCAAGTTTAACAACAGCTTGTGACGATGATATTAGCCCCCTTACTCAAGATGGTCAATTTCCATTTAACACAGCTACTTTTGAATCAACAATCTTAGGTGGACAAATAGGAATGACAATCAAATATTTAGCTCAAAATGGAGACGTGATACCTACTCCATTGCCAACTTCATTTCTCACAACTACACAAAACATTACAGTAAGAGTAGAAAACACCATAAATCCTTCTTGTTTCAGTACAGGAAGTATTCAGTTTACCGTAAAACCATTACCAAAAATTAACACCAATGCAAATGGCAATGAAGATGTATTAATTTGTTCAGATAACCCTGGTTTTTTGGTACAATTAGATGCAGCAATCCAAGATGGCACACCTGATTCAGACTATGATTTTATTTGGTCAAAAGACGGAACTATCATAAATGGGGAAACGTCGTCTGTTCTAAATAATGTAAACATCGAAGGCAATTACACTGTAGAAGTCATTTCAAAAGCTACTAAATGCAGCAGTACAAGAACCCTTAAAGTTATTCCATCCAAGGCACCAACTATAGCGTCCATAAACATTATAGATTTAAGTCCAACAAATTCAGCTACAATCATCTTAACCGACAACTTAGGAAAATATGAATACAGCCTAAACGGAAGTAGTGGTCCATTCCAAGATAAAAACACCTTTAATAACATTGAATCTGGCATATACAATGTATATGTAAAAGACATCAATAATTGCGGCTTTGACGCTAAAACAATATATGTAATTGGTGCTCCTCAGTTTTTTACTCCAAACGGAGATGGCTTTAATGATTATTGGAACATTAAAGGAATTGACAACACATTCAATACCAATTCAATAATATACATCTATGATCGTTACGGGAAATTCATTAAACAATTAAAACCTTTAGACCAAGGTTGGGATGGAACTTACACAGGAAGACAACTTCCAACTTCTGATTATTGGTATACTGTAAAACTAGAAGACGGCAGAGAAGCCAAAGGACATTTTAGTTTAAAAAGGTAA